In Aricia agestis chromosome 14, ilAriAges1.1, whole genome shotgun sequence, one genomic interval encodes:
- the LOC121733611 gene encoding mitochondrial proton/calcium exchanger protein yields MNRLIVNNCRCLKKSTLLWETRKYQNFPYITLSRSLSYYTTQPIGLQNDITQKPFNSRTLCPAFARAISTSQWYNEKEPLKPSSKVEATVENIKKGIEDQEKLPKKVEVKKSIKERIMDEVRHYYHGFRLLGIEIRISTSLALRILKGESLTRREHRLLVTTIGDLFRMIPFIVILLIPFLEFTLPVLIKLFPNMLPSTFESSSQKEAKLKQHLKVKLEMVKFFQETLDQMAPQAKNRHSELAKEFSAFFTKIRATDDVATSEEIMKFSKLFEDEITLDSLQRPHLVALCKVLNVSTIGTGAMLRFNLKMKLRSLSADDKMIAKEGVDSLNFSELQQACRARGMRAYGVSEERLRKELRNWLDLSLNEKVPPSLLLLSRALMVPDHVPTTYKLKATISALPEQVATQTKAAIGEREGKLDFKAKAEAIKLEEQKIKEEKQEMQEAEREKQLLEAKKREKEELKDKAPIISEDITPIMVDPAPVIAVDSKPKTEEGLSSKDMEVIEDALEKLAEQKKSLLIEKESIEELKEELSEYSEDVKEMDEMVKTKLADIKLTKGARRLYRAVNNMINKLDSALLELESKEKELISTLEQTKTEPQKAKEHLIQIDELMHSIKSLQKVPDEAKLKLIQDVLGRLDDDFDGQLKIDDVLKMLEIIGNENVNLSEKQMAELIDLLDKEEILEVESKIQKALDKAAKAAKEQDKSADADGKSLFDLIREAQKRREMKKAVEKFGEQRNMPKSEDIVTKTAAKPEESSKRPESH; encoded by the exons atgaacagATTAATTGTAAATAATTGTCGCTGCTTAAAGAAATCGA CATTATTATGGGAGACACGGAAATATCAAAACTTTCCATACATAACACTGTCAAGGTCACTGTCATATTACACAACTCAGCCTATTGGACTACAAAATGATATCACTCAAAAACCATTCAATAGCAGAACATTGTGTCCTGCCTTTGCCAGAGCCATATCAACAAGTCAATGGTACAATGAGAAGGAGCCACTCAAGCCATCATCGAAAGTAGAAGCAACTGtggaaaacataaaaaaaggtATAGAAGATCAGGAGAAACTTCCTAAGAAGGTGGAGGTAAAGAAAAGCATAAAAGAAAGGATTATGGATGAAGTGAGACATTATTATCATGGGTTTAGGTTACTAGGTATAGAAATCAGAATTTCTACATCATTAGCTCTCAGAATATTGAAAGGGGAATCCCTAACACGCAGGGAACACAGGCTACTCGTCACAACCATAGGCGATTTGTTCCGGATGATACCATTTATTGTTATCCTACTTATACCATTCTTAGAGTTTACTTTACCAGTTTTGATTAAACTGTTCCCCAACATGCTGCCATCCACATTCGAAAGTAGCAGCCAAAAGGAGGCTAAACTAAAACAGCATTTAAAGGTTAAGCTAGAGATGGTAAAGTTCTTCCAGGAGACACTAGATCAAATGGCCCCACAAGCTAAAAACAGGCATTCAGAACTAGCTAAGGAATTCTCTGCTTTCTTTACCAAAATAAGAGCTACAGATGACGTAGCAACGAGCGAAGAAATCATGAAGTTCTCCAAACTATTTGAAGATGAAATCACACTGGATTCACTTCAAAGACCGCATTTAGTTGCATTGTGTAAAGTATTAAATGTCTCCACTATTGGGACGGGTGCGATGTTGAGGTTTAATTTGAAGATGAAGCTACGGTCGTTGTCCGCTGACGACAAGATGATTGCTAAGGAGGGTGTGGACAGTTTGAACTTTAGTGAGTTACAGCAGGCCTGTAGAGCAAGAGGCATGAGAGCGTATGGTGTTTCCGAGGAGAGATTACGAAAGGAGTTACGAAATTGGTTGGATCTGTCGTTGAATGAGAAAGTTCCTCCGTCGCTTCTGCTGTTGTCTAGAGCTCTTATGGTACCAGATCATGTACCCACAACATACAAACTGAAGGCAACTATTTCTGCTCTGCCAGAACAAGTTGCAACACAAACTAAGGCTGCCATTGGTGAAAGAGAGGGCAAACTTGACTTTAAG gCCAAAGCTGAAGCAATCAAATTGGAGGAACAGAAAATTAAAGAAGAGAAACAGGAAATGCAAGAAGCAGAGCGAGAGAAGCAGCTGCTTGAAGCGAAGAAGAGAGAGAAAGAAGAACTCAAAGACAAGGCACCGATCATCTCCGAGGATATTACTCCGATCATGGTAGACCCTGCACCAGTGATCGCTGTAGATTCCAAACCGAAAACTGAAGAAGGCCTGTCTAGCAAGGACATGGAAGTGATAGAGGATGCTTTAGAAAAATTAG CGGAGCAGAAGAAGTCTTTGTTAATTGAAAAGGAAAGCATTGAGGAGTTGAAGGAAGAACTGTCTGAGTACAGTGAGGACGTTAAGGAGATGGATGAGATGGTGAAGACCAAGCTGGCTGACATCAAACTGACCAAGGGTGCTAGAAG ACTATACCGTGCTGTGAACAATATGATCAACAAATTAGATTCCGCATTATTAGAGCTAGAAAGCAAAGAGAAGGAACTCATATCTACGCTGGAACAGACGAAGACAGAACCACAGAAGGCTAAAGAACACCTCATTCAAATCGACGAACTGATGCATTCCATTAAGAGCTTACAGAAG gTTCCAGACGAGGCTAAACTGAAGCTGATACAGGATGTACTGGGCAGGCTAGATGACGATTTCGACGGTCAGCTCAAAATTGATGATGTTTTGAAG ATGCTCGAGATTATAGGTAATGAGAACGTCAATCTATCGGAGAAGCAAATGGCCGAACTGATAGATCTACTCGACAAGGAGGAGATTCTAGAAGTTGAGAGCAAGATACAGAAGGCTTTGGACAAAGCGGCCAAGGCGGCCAAAGAACAGGATAAAAGTGCTGATGCTGATGGGAAG AGTTTATTCGACTTGATACGCGAAGCCCAGAAAAGGCGGGAGATGAAAAAGGCGGTTGAGAAATTCGGAGAGCAACGGAACATGCCGAAGAGCGAAGACATCGTCACAAAAACAGCAGCGAAACCGGAGGAAAGCAGTAAACGACCCGAAAGCCATTGA
- the LOC121733612 gene encoding oligoribonuclease, mitochondrial isoform X2 has protein sequence MSSSQSIGKRIVWVDLEMTGLDINKDHIMEIACLVTDADLNIVAEGPNVVIHQPREVLDQMGDWCKAHHGESGLTKDSLNSRISVEEAEKQILKFVSTHVPENRCPLAGNSVYMDRLFLYKYMPKFNSYLHYRIIDVSTVKELARRWCPKEYSNIPQKKFAHRGLSDIKESIEELKYYKDHVFVTRN, from the exons ATGAGCTCATCTCAAAGTATTGGTAAAAGAATTGTATGGGTGGACTTGGAAATGACTGGCTTGGATATCAACAAGGATCATATTATGGAAATAGCATGCCTGGTGACAGACGCTGACTTAAACATTGTGGCAGAGGGGCCAAACGTAGTTATACACCAACCACGGGAAGTTTTAGATCAAATGGGTGATTGGTGCAAAGCTCATCATGGTGAG AGTGGCTTGACAAAGGATAGTCTGAATTCAAGGATTTCTGTTGAGGAAGCAGAGAAACAGATATTAAAATTTGTTAGTACACATGTGCCGGAAAATAGGTGCCCCTTAGCTGGTAACAGTGTCTACATGGATAGACTATTCCTATATAAATACATGCCTAAATTTAATTCATATTTACATTATAGAATAATCGATGTAAGCACGGTGAAAGAACTGGCACGAAGATGGTGTCCAAAAGAGTATTCAAATATACCACAGAAGAAATTCGCTCATAGAGGTTTAAGTGATATTAAAGAAAGTATTGAAGAACTAAAATACTATAAAGATCACGTATTTGTAACTAGGAATTAG
- the LOC121733612 gene encoding probable oligoribonuclease isoform X1, whose protein sequence is MNLLARNIGWFYKCIRPGVGRNNCLFNATVKMSSSQSIGKRIVWVDLEMTGLDINKDHIMEIACLVTDADLNIVAEGPNVVIHQPREVLDQMGDWCKAHHGESGLTKDSLNSRISVEEAEKQILKFVSTHVPENRCPLAGNSVYMDRLFLYKYMPKFNSYLHYRIIDVSTVKELARRWCPKEYSNIPQKKFAHRGLSDIKESIEELKYYKDHVFVTRN, encoded by the exons ATGAATTTATTAGCTAGAAATATAGGATGGTTCTATAAATGTATACGACCAGGAGTTGGAAGAAATAACT GTTTATTTAATGCAACAGTAAAAATGAGCTCATCTCAAAGTATTGGTAAAAGAATTGTATGGGTGGACTTGGAAATGACTGGCTTGGATATCAACAAGGATCATATTATGGAAATAGCATGCCTGGTGACAGACGCTGACTTAAACATTGTGGCAGAGGGGCCAAACGTAGTTATACACCAACCACGGGAAGTTTTAGATCAAATGGGTGATTGGTGCAAAGCTCATCATGGTGAG AGTGGCTTGACAAAGGATAGTCTGAATTCAAGGATTTCTGTTGAGGAAGCAGAGAAACAGATATTAAAATTTGTTAGTACACATGTGCCGGAAAATAGGTGCCCCTTAGCTGGTAACAGTGTCTACATGGATAGACTATTCCTATATAAATACATGCCTAAATTTAATTCATATTTACATTATAGAATAATCGATGTAAGCACGGTGAAAGAACTGGCACGAAGATGGTGTCCAAAAGAGTATTCAAATATACCACAGAAGAAATTCGCTCATAGAGGTTTAAGTGATATTAAAGAAAGTATTGAAGAACTAAAATACTATAAAGATCACGTATTTGTAACTAGGAATTAG
- the LOC121733749 gene encoding BTB/POZ domain-containing protein KCTD16, which translates to MITSESVTRACVIDGAGVQVGQGCARRAALLARPPTMADAPPEVLELNVGGVHYATTRDTLLREPDSLPAAALADADHPRDARGRIFFDRDGVLFRYVLDYLRDGGLVLPECFREHKRLAREAKHYRLPGLEGAVRDADPRPPNREKGCITVGYRGSFAFGRDGLADVKFRKLSRILVCGKVTLCRDVFGDTLNESRDPDHGLADRYTSRFFLKHSFIEQAFDMLQEQGFKLTASCGSGTAGGGGELKPGVDSEENRWNHYNEFVFVRE; encoded by the coding sequence ATGATTACGTCCGAGTCAGTAACCCGGGCGTGCGTTATTGATGGCGCGGGGGTGCAAGTGGGTCAGGGGTGCGCGCGCCGCGCGGCACTGCTCGCCCGGCCTCCGACCATGGCGGACGCGCCGCCAGAGGTGCTCGAGCTCAACGTGGGCGGCGTGCACTACGCCACGACGCGCGATACGCTGCtccgcgagcccgactcgctgCCGGCCGCAGCGCTCGCCGACGCCGACCACCCGCGCGACGCTCGCGGCCGCATCTTCTTCGACCGCGACGGCGTTCTGTTCCGTTACGTCCTCGATTATTTACGGGACGGCGGGCTCGTCCTGCCGGAGTGTTTTCGGGAGCACAAGCGGCTGGCGCGCGAGGCCAAGCACTACAGGTTGCCCGGGCTCGAGGGGGCGGTCCGGGACGCCGATCCCCGGCCCCCCAACCGCGAGAAGGGCTGCATCACCGTCGGATACCGGGGCAGCTTCGCGTTCGGTCGGGACGGGCTGGCGGACGTCAAGTTCCGCAAGCTCTCGCGCATCCTGGTGTGCGGGAAGGTGACTCTCTGCCGGGACGTGTTCGGGGACACGTTGAACGAGTCCCGCGACCCCGACCACGGTCTGGCCGACCGGTACACCAGCCGATTCTTCCTGAAGCACTCGTTCATAGAGCAGGCGTTCGACATGCTGCAGGAGCAGGGCTTCAAGCTAACGGCGAGCTGCGGCAGCGGCAcggccggcggcggcggcgagctGAAGCCCGGAGTCGACTCGGAGGAGAATCGCTGGAACCATTACAACGAATTTGTGTTCGTTCGAGAGTAA